A part of Armatimonadota bacterium genomic DNA contains:
- a CDS encoding FAD-dependent oxidoreductase → MGKPDAVVVGGGAVGLCCACALAREGMRVLLLERKRPGAGASWGNAGLVAPSRSVPLAEPGIVRRGLRWMLDPTSPLYVPLRADVGLIQWLWRFRKFSTAAHLRRSLPLLVGLQRWSLRLYRELEGRGLDFGFRTSGTLAVFQSSRELASFLGEVDLLRSHGIPAEVLGPDAALQREPLLRPQLAGAVYFPEDAYLDPARLVESLAAYAGELGVEIRNGAAGQRLWRRGGEVSVEVGDSFLHPATVVVAAGAWSAPLLRTAGVRIPVLPAKGYAITLPHAAPPGRPLMLSEARVAVTPLRGPGGEARVRLAGTLELGVAEEGINHRRVLAIRRAASRYLDLDPSGGEVWAGLRPCTPDGLPVVGRPRGFRNLVVATGHGTLGISLAPVTGELVASLVAGRPLQELDPLSPDRFC, encoded by the coding sequence GTGGGCAAGCCGGACGCCGTGGTGGTGGGAGGGGGTGCGGTCGGCCTGTGCTGCGCGTGTGCCCTGGCGCGCGAGGGCATGCGGGTGCTTCTCCTGGAGCGGAAACGCCCCGGGGCCGGTGCCTCCTGGGGGAACGCGGGACTGGTTGCGCCCTCCCGCAGTGTTCCCCTGGCGGAGCCCGGGATCGTACGACGCGGCCTGCGCTGGATGCTGGATCCCACGAGCCCCTTGTACGTCCCCTTGCGGGCAGATGTGGGCCTGATCCAGTGGCTCTGGAGGTTCCGGAAATTCAGCACCGCGGCCCACCTGCGCCGCAGTCTGCCCCTTTTGGTCGGCCTCCAGCGGTGGAGCCTGCGCCTGTACCGGGAGCTGGAAGGGCGCGGCCTGGACTTCGGGTTCCGAACGTCGGGAACGCTTGCCGTCTTTCAGAGTTCCCGGGAGCTCGCGTCCTTCCTCGGGGAGGTGGATCTGCTCCGGAGCCACGGGATCCCCGCGGAGGTCCTGGGCCCGGACGCGGCCCTGCAGAGGGAGCCTCTCCTGCGACCGCAACTCGCGGGGGCGGTCTACTTTCCGGAGGACGCCTATCTGGATCCGGCCCGCCTTGTGGAATCCCTGGCCGCCTACGCGGGTGAGCTCGGCGTGGAGATCCGGAACGGGGCTGCAGGGCAGCGGCTGTGGCGCCGGGGAGGAGAGGTCTCCGTGGAGGTGGGGGACTCCTTCCTGCATCCGGCGACGGTGGTGGTGGCCGCGGGTGCGTGGAGCGCGCCCCTCCTCCGGACCGCGGGGGTCCGGATCCCGGTCTTGCCCGCCAAGGGCTACGCGATCACGCTCCCGCACGCGGCCCCGCCCGGCCGTCCCCTGATGCTGAGCGAGGCACGGGTGGCGGTGACCCCGCTCCGGGGACCCGGTGGGGAGGCACGGGTTCGGCTCGCGGGGACCCTGGAACTAGGAGTTGCGGAAGAGGGGATCAACCACCGACGGGTGCTTGCCATCCGGCGGGCTGCGTCCAGATACCTGGATCTGGATCCTTCCGGGGGAGAGGTGTGGGCCGGGCTCCGGCCCTGCACCCCGGATGGCCTTCCCGTGGTGGGGAGGCCGCGGGGGTTCAGGAACCTGGTGGTGGCCACCGGCCATGGAACCCTGGGCATCTCCCTGGCTCCCGTGACCGGCGAGCTGGTGGCCTCCCTTGTCGCGGGGCGTCCTTTGCAGGAGCTCGATCCCCTAAGCCCGGACCGGTTCTGCTAG
- a CDS encoding ECF transporter S component: MRAQRMVMTGLLVAVAFLLMATVQIPILPQAPFLKYDPSDAAALVGGVLYGPGTGVLVVLLKDVLFLLFRARGPFGPVADFIAAGTFVAVTAWAYRRMGGAFPRRLLSAAVVGMVARVLVMIPANFVILYLEFGMPPARVAGMLLPAIVPFNAVKAALNALLALAVAEPLGRYLPVPELPGR; the protein is encoded by the coding sequence ATGCGGGCACAGCGGATGGTGATGACGGGGCTGCTCGTGGCGGTGGCCTTCCTCCTCATGGCCACGGTGCAGATTCCGATCCTCCCTCAGGCACCCTTTCTGAAGTACGATCCCAGCGACGCGGCGGCCCTCGTGGGCGGGGTCCTCTACGGCCCCGGCACCGGCGTGCTCGTGGTGCTCCTCAAGGACGTGCTCTTCCTCCTGTTCCGGGCGAGAGGGCCCTTCGGGCCTGTTGCGGACTTCATCGCCGCGGGCACGTTTGTGGCGGTGACCGCGTGGGCCTACCGGCGCATGGGAGGCGCCTTCCCCCGGCGGCTTCTCTCCGCGGCCGTGGTCGGGATGGTGGCGCGGGTGCTGGTGATGATCCCCGCCAACTTCGTGATCCTGTACCTGGAGTTCGGGATGCCGCCGGCCCGGGTGGCGGGGATGCTGCTCCCCGCCATCGTGCCCTTCAACGCGGTGAAGGCGGCCCTGAACGCCCTCCTGGCTTTGGCGGTGGCGGAACCTCTGGGCCGCTACCTTCCCGTGCCGGAGCTTCCCGGACGCTAG
- a CDS encoding TIM barrel protein — translation MRFAVNLSMLFTEFPFLERFQHARQAGFSAVEFWFPYEEDLEAIARELRRLRLELVLFNLEAGNFAAGERGYACHPDRRQRFRETVERGIEVARRLGCRRLNALVGNVLPHVPRADQRRILVENLREAARAMERWGITLLFEALNPYDAPDYFLHSSAEAFAILEEVGEPNLRFQYDVYHMQRSEGNLTHTITRHVDKIGHIQIADSPDRGPPGTGEINFRYLLGRIAASGYGGYVSAEYRPHGPSAESFGWMREVLP, via the coding sequence GTGCGGTTCGCGGTCAACCTCTCCATGTTGTTCACCGAGTTCCCCTTCCTGGAGCGGTTCCAGCATGCCCGCCAGGCGGGATTCTCCGCGGTGGAGTTCTGGTTCCCCTACGAGGAGGATCTGGAGGCCATCGCCCGGGAGCTGCGACGTCTACGGCTGGAACTCGTGCTCTTCAACCTGGAGGCGGGGAACTTCGCCGCGGGAGAACGGGGATACGCCTGCCATCCGGACCGGCGGCAGCGGTTTCGGGAGACGGTGGAGCGGGGGATTGAGGTGGCGCGGCGCCTGGGATGCCGGCGGCTCAACGCGCTCGTGGGAAATGTCCTGCCTCACGTTCCCCGCGCGGACCAGCGGCGGATCCTGGTGGAGAACCTCCGGGAGGCGGCCCGGGCCATGGAACGCTGGGGCATCACCCTGCTCTTCGAGGCCCTCAACCCCTACGATGCCCCGGACTACTTCCTGCACTCCTCCGCGGAGGCCTTCGCGATCCTGGAGGAGGTGGGAGAGCCCAACCTGCGGTTCCAGTACGACGTCTACCACATGCAGCGCAGCGAGGGGAACCTCACCCACACCATTACCCGACACGTGGACAAGATCGGCCACATCCAGATCGCGGACTCCCCGGATCGCGGGCCGCCCGGTACGGGCGAGATCAACTTCCGCTACTTGCTGGGCCGGATCGCGGCAAGCGGCTACGGGGGATACGTGAGCGCGGAGTACCGACCCCACGGGCCGAGCGCGGAATCCTTCGGGTGGATGCGGGAGGTGCTGCCGTGA
- a CDS encoding aldolase/citrate lyase family protein, whose translation MIANRIKRRLQQDLPVIGHWLSFPCPAVAELLSALEPDWLVVDTEHGPSSWETVEDQLRAMRGTGVTPIVRVAANDPALIKLALDRGAMGVIVPLVSSPEEARRAVLASRYPPEGIRGVAGTRASRYGLDLAEYFAAWNREALVICQVETLPGLEQVEEIAAVEGVDVLFVGPNDLSASVGHFRRFEAPEYEEAVQRVLAAARRRGKAAGYLASDPEEALRRIAQGFRFVGIGSDSRLLAAAASSVLRRVRTGLEEKAP comes from the coding sequence GTGATCGCGAACCGGATCAAACGCCGGCTGCAGCAGGACCTCCCCGTGATCGGGCACTGGCTGAGCTTCCCGTGCCCGGCGGTGGCGGAGCTGCTGAGCGCCTTGGAGCCGGACTGGCTTGTGGTGGATACGGAGCACGGGCCCAGCAGCTGGGAGACGGTGGAGGACCAGCTGCGGGCCATGCGGGGCACGGGCGTGACGCCCATCGTGCGGGTCGCGGCGAACGATCCCGCCCTCATCAAGCTGGCCCTGGATCGTGGGGCCATGGGGGTGATCGTCCCGCTGGTCAGCTCGCCGGAGGAGGCGCGGAGGGCCGTCCTGGCTTCCCGGTATCCCCCCGAAGGGATCCGGGGGGTTGCGGGGACCCGGGCGAGCCGGTATGGCCTAGACCTCGCGGAGTACTTTGCCGCCTGGAACCGGGAGGCCCTGGTGATCTGCCAGGTGGAGACCCTTCCGGGACTGGAACAGGTGGAGGAGATCGCCGCCGTGGAGGGGGTGGACGTGCTGTTCGTGGGTCCCAACGACCTCTCCGCGAGCGTGGGGCATTTCCGGCGCTTCGAGGCCCCGGAGTACGAGGAGGCGGTGCAGAGGGTGCTCGCGGCCGCCCGGCGACGCGGCAAGGCCGCGGGATACCTCGCGTCGGATCCGGAGGAGGCGCTTCGCCGCATCGCGCAGGGATTCCGGTTCGTGGGAATCGGCAGCGACAGCCGCCTGCTGGCGGCCGCGGCCTCCTCGGTCCTGCGGCGGGTACGGACGGGTCTAGAGGAGAAGGCGCCATGA
- a CDS encoding 2-hydroxy-3-oxopropionate reductase, producing the protein MRVSPETTRVGVVGLGIMGKPMARNLLRAGYRLVVHNRSRAPVEELVALGAVDGGSPKGVGQASDVVLTVLPDTPDVERVIFGPEGLLEGMRPGSVLVDMSTISPAATRDFAERLRARGIEMLDAPVSGGQRGAEEGTLAIMVGGSPEVFQMCRPLFEVLGRHIVHLGPNGAGQVCKACNQIVVALTIQAVSEALVLAERAGVDPAKVREALLGGFAYSRILELHGQRMLEGNFTPGFRVELHHKDLRLALEAGRTYGVPLLGTAVVHELLGALVARGRGKLDHSALLLLARELAGGGGLDAGSV; encoded by the coding sequence ATGAGGGTATCGCCGGAGACCACTCGGGTGGGCGTGGTCGGGCTCGGGATCATGGGCAAACCCATGGCCCGTAACCTCCTGCGGGCCGGGTACCGACTCGTGGTGCACAACCGGAGCCGAGCGCCCGTGGAGGAGCTGGTGGCCCTGGGGGCCGTGGACGGGGGGTCTCCGAAGGGCGTCGGGCAGGCTTCGGACGTGGTCCTCACCGTGCTTCCGGATACCCCGGACGTGGAGCGGGTGATCTTCGGCCCAGAAGGACTCCTCGAGGGGATGCGACCGGGGTCGGTGCTCGTGGATATGAGCACCATCTCCCCCGCGGCCACCCGCGATTTCGCGGAGCGGCTGCGCGCCCGGGGGATCGAGATGCTGGACGCGCCCGTGAGCGGGGGACAGCGGGGCGCGGAGGAGGGAACCCTGGCCATCATGGTCGGCGGCTCTCCGGAGGTCTTCCAGATGTGCCGCCCCCTTTTCGAGGTCCTGGGACGGCACATCGTGCACCTGGGCCCCAACGGGGCGGGGCAGGTGTGCAAGGCCTGCAACCAGATCGTGGTGGCCCTCACCATCCAGGCGGTTTCCGAGGCCCTGGTGCTGGCGGAGCGGGCAGGGGTGGATCCCGCGAAGGTCCGGGAGGCCCTGCTGGGGGGCTTCGCGTACAGCCGCATCCTCGAGTTGCACGGGCAGCGGATGCTGGAGGGCAACTTCACCCCGGGCTTCCGGGTGGAGCTGCACCACAAGGATCTCCGCCTCGCCCTGGAAGCCGGGCGCACCTACGGGGTGCCCCTTCTCGGGACCGCCGTCGTCCACGAGCTCCTGGGCGCTCTGGTGGCCAGAGGCCGCGGGAAGCTGGATCACTCGGCCCTGTTGTTGCTGGCGCGGGAGCTGGCGGGCGGAGGTGGGCTTGACGCAGGGTCCGTATAA
- a CDS encoding sugar ABC transporter permease — translation MKSSTAAVRPLAGVLARGGRWLRRERVLAPLLVLPAFLYVALLVGLPFLYALYLSLTDATTGNPYGSFIGFRNFSEVVQDRVFRTALKNTFVFTLSAQGAVILLSNVLARALSVDFRGKGFVLFLLLLPWVAPVSLSTIGWLWILHARFSVLDWVGWQLGLLPHGQNTFWLGRPNLAMFSVVMVHVWRMLPFATVILLAGLTALPRDLLDQAEVDGAGFWRKLFQIELPLLLPIMSVAVLFGTIFTFTDMAVVYVLTRGGPFDTTQVLSSLAFFKGIVGGNLSVGAAISLFLFPVLLVAAVLILRAARRAEVT, via the coding sequence ATGAAGTCGTCCACTGCCGCCGTCCGGCCCTTGGCGGGCGTTCTCGCCCGGGGGGGGCGTTGGCTGCGGAGGGAGCGGGTCCTGGCCCCTCTGCTGGTGCTGCCCGCCTTCCTGTACGTGGCCCTTCTCGTGGGCCTTCCCTTCCTCTACGCCCTCTACCTGAGCCTCACGGACGCCACCACCGGCAACCCCTACGGGAGCTTCATCGGGTTCCGGAACTTCTCGGAGGTGGTTCAGGACCGGGTCTTCCGGACGGCCCTGAAGAACACCTTCGTCTTCACCCTCTCCGCGCAGGGCGCGGTGATCCTGCTCTCCAACGTCCTGGCCCGGGCATTGAGCGTGGACTTCCGGGGCAAGGGATTCGTGCTCTTCCTGCTCCTGCTCCCCTGGGTGGCGCCGGTGTCGCTCTCCACCATCGGCTGGCTGTGGATCCTCCACGCCCGGTTCAGCGTCCTGGACTGGGTGGGCTGGCAGTTGGGGCTGCTGCCCCACGGCCAGAACACCTTCTGGCTTGGGAGACCGAATCTCGCCATGTTCTCCGTGGTGATGGTGCACGTGTGGCGGATGTTGCCCTTCGCCACCGTGATTCTCCTGGCGGGCCTCACCGCCCTTCCCCGGGATCTTCTGGACCAGGCGGAGGTGGACGGTGCGGGGTTCTGGCGGAAGCTCTTTCAGATCGAGCTTCCCCTGTTGCTTCCCATCATGAGCGTGGCGGTGCTGTTCGGCACCATCTTCACCTTCACGGACATGGCGGTGGTGTACGTGCTCACGCGGGGGGGACCCTTTGACACCACCCAGGTGCTCAGCAGCCTCGCGTTCTTCAAGGGCATCGTGGGCGGAAACCTGAGCGTGGGCGCGGCCATCTCTCTCTTCCTGTTCCCCGTGCTCCTCGTGGCGGCGGTGCTCATCCTGCGGGCCGCCCGGCGGGCGGAGGTGACGTAA
- a CDS encoding carbohydrate ABC transporter permease, translating into MADRQRWGRWRRGLRVGGRALILGAFCTFTAFPFAWMLITAFKRNSDLYNPVNNPFWFNEPPTLEHLEYVFTKTLFANWIVNTALVGVAVVGITLLLALPAGYSLSRFLGAWGTQLGIGMFLVYLVPPTLLFIPLARVVSELRLHNTLWSLILIYPTITVPFATWLLMGFFKSIPPELEEQALVDGYSRMGAFLRVTLPLAVPGIIAVVIFSFTISAQEFVYALSFVTNVARKTVSVGVPADMVRGDIFDWGPLMASAFLASVPVAVLYYFVMDKFVRGFTTAGAIR; encoded by the coding sequence ATGGCGGATCGACAGAGGTGGGGGCGCTGGCGGCGCGGTCTGCGGGTCGGCGGACGGGCCCTGATCCTCGGAGCCTTCTGCACCTTCACCGCTTTCCCGTTCGCCTGGATGCTCATCACCGCCTTCAAGCGGAACTCCGACCTGTACAACCCCGTGAACAACCCCTTCTGGTTCAATGAGCCGCCGACCCTGGAACATCTGGAGTACGTGTTCACGAAGACCCTGTTCGCCAACTGGATCGTGAACACGGCCCTGGTGGGCGTGGCGGTGGTGGGCATCACCCTCCTGTTGGCCCTGCCCGCGGGCTACAGCCTCAGCCGTTTCCTCGGGGCATGGGGGACCCAGCTGGGGATCGGCATGTTCCTGGTGTACCTGGTCCCCCCCACCCTGCTCTTTATCCCCCTCGCGCGGGTGGTGAGCGAGCTCCGGCTGCACAACACCCTGTGGTCCCTCATCCTGATCTATCCCACCATCACCGTGCCCTTCGCCACCTGGCTGCTGATGGGGTTCTTCAAGTCCATCCCCCCGGAGCTGGAGGAGCAGGCCCTGGTGGACGGGTACAGCCGGATGGGCGCCTTCCTCCGGGTCACCCTGCCCCTGGCGGTTCCCGGCATCATCGCGGTGGTGATCTTCAGCTTCACCATCTCCGCCCAGGAGTTCGTCTACGCCCTCTCCTTCGTGACCAACGTGGCCCGGAAGACGGTCAGCGTCGGCGTCCCCGCGGACATGGTACGAGGGGACATCTTCGACTGGGGGCCGCTCATGGCGAGCGCCTTTTTGGCCAGCGTTCCCGTGGCCGTCCTGTACTACTTCGTGATGGACAAGTTCGTGCGTGGGTTCACCACGGCAGGAGCCATCCGATGA
- a CDS encoding twin-arginine translocation signal domain-containing protein, with protein MRRGVSENMPDERQELRWVRVAEGRWRLVTRREFLKLVGAGLGAAAFGPFVFTEKTAAQPVTLRILQWRHFVPPYDEWFNKVFAPRWGEKNGVRVVVENVGLAEIPAIAAGEAARVAAGADPGHDMIQYLTPPATLERQVDTEAHREVIEELRRKVGPYIPLAEKSTYNPVTRRYFGVSDNFVPDPMHYRGWMWREASAKALGRSTTGPVTWDDVRKVGRELRRMGHPVGLGLSQEIDTGMWLRSLLYSWGTGEQDEGGNVILDVPPYRQRTIDALKFVRDLYNETMFAGVFAWTAASNNEEFLAGRISIAMNAISITRTAQALAAQALKRGEDPRTSKAVLLARDTLITERAPQGPAGARGLEHVMGVYFIWRNRPRPVREAAKKLLIDLILSYDPEVAAREGWPPGKFQASQAYDYPTFENAIPKAKRLAYLRNDPVSRAAGDRPDKLVTIETAYEWAHNVGWPGPSSAAIDEVFNTWILNVMFARVAQGIDTPEQALDAAARQIRRVFQKWREQGLVGGRR; from the coding sequence ATGAGAAGGGGGGTGTCGGAGAACATGCCGGACGAGAGGCAGGAACTGCGGTGGGTGCGGGTCGCGGAGGGAAGGTGGCGCCTCGTGACCCGGAGGGAGTTCCTGAAGCTGGTCGGAGCAGGGCTCGGCGCAGCGGCCTTTGGTCCCTTCGTCTTTACGGAGAAGACCGCGGCCCAACCCGTGACCCTGCGCATCCTGCAGTGGCGGCACTTCGTCCCGCCCTACGACGAGTGGTTCAACAAGGTGTTCGCGCCCCGGTGGGGGGAGAAGAACGGGGTCCGGGTGGTGGTGGAGAACGTGGGGCTTGCGGAGATCCCCGCCATTGCCGCGGGCGAGGCGGCCCGGGTGGCCGCGGGCGCGGATCCGGGACACGACATGATCCAGTACCTCACCCCGCCCGCCACCCTGGAGCGGCAGGTGGACACGGAGGCCCACCGGGAGGTCATCGAGGAGCTCCGGCGCAAGGTGGGGCCGTACATCCCCCTCGCGGAGAAGAGCACCTACAACCCCGTGACCCGGCGGTACTTCGGGGTCTCGGACAACTTCGTGCCCGACCCCATGCACTACCGGGGATGGATGTGGCGGGAGGCCTCCGCGAAGGCCCTGGGCCGCTCCACCACGGGCCCTGTCACCTGGGACGACGTCCGCAAGGTGGGTCGGGAACTGCGGCGCATGGGCCACCCCGTGGGCCTGGGTCTGAGCCAGGAGATCGACACGGGCATGTGGCTCCGGAGCCTCCTGTACTCCTGGGGCACGGGTGAACAGGACGAGGGCGGCAACGTGATCCTGGACGTGCCGCCCTATCGCCAGCGGACCATCGACGCGCTGAAGTTCGTTCGGGATCTCTACAACGAAACCATGTTCGCGGGGGTCTTCGCGTGGACCGCGGCCTCCAACAACGAGGAGTTCCTGGCAGGCCGCATCTCCATCGCCATGAACGCCATCTCCATCACCCGCACGGCCCAGGCCCTGGCGGCCCAGGCCCTCAAGCGGGGGGAGGATCCCAGAACCAGCAAGGCCGTGCTCCTGGCCCGGGACACCCTGATCACGGAGCGGGCGCCCCAAGGGCCCGCGGGCGCCCGGGGTCTGGAGCACGTCATGGGGGTCTACTTCATCTGGCGGAACCGGCCCCGGCCCGTGCGGGAGGCGGCGAAGAAGCTGCTCATCGACCTCATCCTCAGCTACGACCCGGAGGTGGCGGCGCGGGAGGGCTGGCCGCCGGGGAAGTTCCAGGCCTCCCAGGCGTACGACTACCCCACCTTCGAGAACGCCATCCCCAAGGCCAAGCGGCTCGCGTACCTCCGCAACGATCCCGTGAGCCGGGCGGCCGGGGATCGCCCGGACAAACTGGTCACCATCGAAACCGCGTACGAGTGGGCCCACAACGTGGGCTGGCCGGGTCCCTCGAGCGCGGCCATCGACGAGGTGTTCAACACCTGGATCCTCAACGTGATGTTCGCCCGGGTGGCCCAGGGGATTGACACGCCGGAGCAGGCCCTGGACGCCGCGGCCCGTCAGATCCGCCGGGTGTTCCAGAAGTGGCGGGAGCAGGGGCTCGTGGGCGGCCGGCGGTGA
- a CDS encoding IclR family transcriptional regulator, translating into MRRSQGIVPSVLRAVRILEAVGDAARPPTLGELARTLGIPKSSLHDLCATLLQERLLERTDGGGFRIGVRVLDFYRAYDTTTHLGTEFHRVCEEIIPRHEETIVLSVLDGREVVYVACRNGTQPIAVNYRIGLRLPAHTTATGKAILSTLREEEVRALFSGEPLARPTRHSIGQVEALLEELRKTRARGYSVDDEETVEGMSCVGAPLCAPGEVRAGIAFSMVKARTRRDRLQELGRKIQFLATVLSERLGGALPTRLSRG; encoded by the coding sequence GTGCGGCGGAGCCAGGGAATCGTTCCCTCCGTCCTGCGGGCCGTCCGGATCCTGGAGGCGGTGGGAGACGCCGCGCGCCCCCCGACCCTGGGGGAGCTGGCGCGGACGCTGGGGATTCCCAAGAGCAGCCTGCATGATCTCTGTGCCACCCTCCTGCAGGAGCGCCTGTTGGAGCGCACGGACGGAGGCGGCTTCCGGATCGGGGTGCGGGTGTTGGACTTCTACCGGGCGTACGACACCACCACCCACCTCGGTACGGAGTTCCACCGGGTGTGCGAGGAGATCATTCCCCGGCACGAGGAGACCATCGTGCTTTCCGTTCTGGACGGCCGGGAGGTGGTGTACGTGGCCTGCCGGAACGGGACCCAGCCCATCGCGGTGAACTACCGCATCGGACTTCGCCTTCCGGCCCACACCACGGCCACGGGGAAAGCCATTCTGAGCACCCTCCGGGAGGAGGAGGTCCGTGCCCTGTTCTCCGGAGAGCCCCTCGCACGCCCCACCCGGCACAGCATCGGGCAAGTGGAAGCACTCCTCGAGGAGCTGCGGAAGACCCGGGCCCGAGGGTACTCCGTGGACGATGAGGAGACGGTGGAGGGCATGAGCTGCGTGGGGGCCCCGCTGTGTGCACCGGGAGAGGTGCGTGCGGGCATCGCCTTCAGCATGGTGAAGGCCCGAACCCGACGGGATCGCCTTCAGGAGCTCGGCCGGAAAATCCAATTCCTCGCCACCGTGCTGTCCGAGCGGCTGGGAGGAGCTCTCCCAACCCGTCTCTCGCGGGGATGA
- a CDS encoding CoA-acylating methylmalonate-semialdehyde dehydrogenase, producing MRGVEVQEVLNCVGGVWDRPRGQEALPVYNPATGEVIARVGESGPEDVDRAAQAAHRAGAEWRRTPPGERVQYLFRLKRLLEENLEDLARTITEECGKTYQESLGELRRGIENVEVACGIPSLMQGYNNEDIARGIDEYMFRQPVGVVAAITPFNFPGMIPLWFLPYAIACGNTFIVKPSERTPLTMQKIMHLVEQTGLPPGVVNVVNGAKQTVDAILDHPLIRAVSFVGSTPVARYVYSRAASNGKRAQCQGGAKNPVIVLPDADFDLVPRMVADSAFGCAGQRCLASSLALVVGEARKPFREAIADLARTRRVGYGLDPGVEMGPVIRRESRERIEGLIARGAEEGARILVDGRGTRIPGYEGGFFVRPTVLEEVPPEGLIARTEIFGPVLGLIYVRDLDEAIELINRGSYGNMACLFTRSGAAARKFRYEAQVGNIGINVGVAQPIAFYPFGGMKESFFGDLHGQGRDAVEFYTEKKIVVERW from the coding sequence ATGCGGGGCGTGGAGGTTCAGGAGGTCCTGAACTGCGTGGGTGGGGTGTGGGACAGACCCCGAGGGCAGGAGGCCCTGCCGGTCTACAACCCCGCCACCGGAGAGGTCATCGCCCGGGTGGGAGAGAGTGGCCCTGAGGACGTGGACCGGGCGGCCCAGGCCGCCCACCGCGCCGGCGCGGAGTGGCGCCGCACCCCGCCCGGAGAGCGGGTGCAGTACCTGTTCCGGTTGAAGCGTCTGCTGGAGGAGAACCTGGAGGATCTTGCCCGCACCATCACGGAGGAGTGCGGGAAGACCTACCAGGAATCCCTGGGAGAGTTGCGGCGGGGCATCGAGAACGTGGAGGTGGCCTGCGGGATTCCCAGTCTCATGCAGGGCTACAACAACGAGGACATCGCCCGAGGCATAGACGAGTACATGTTCCGGCAGCCCGTGGGCGTGGTGGCCGCCATCACGCCGTTCAATTTCCCCGGCATGATCCCGCTCTGGTTCTTGCCCTACGCCATCGCGTGTGGCAACACCTTCATCGTGAAACCCTCCGAGCGAACCCCGCTCACCATGCAGAAGATCATGCACCTCGTGGAGCAGACGGGGCTCCCTCCGGGCGTGGTGAACGTGGTGAACGGCGCCAAGCAGACCGTGGACGCCATCCTGGATCACCCCCTTATTCGGGCCGTGAGCTTCGTGGGCTCCACCCCGGTGGCGCGGTACGTGTACAGCCGGGCCGCGTCGAACGGCAAGCGTGCCCAGTGCCAGGGCGGTGCGAAGAATCCCGTGATCGTCCTCCCGGATGCGGACTTCGATCTGGTGCCCCGGATGGTGGCCGATTCCGCGTTCGGATGCGCCGGGCAGCGGTGTCTGGCGAGCTCCCTCGCCCTGGTGGTGGGGGAGGCCAGGAAACCCTTCCGGGAGGCCATCGCGGACCTCGCCCGCACGCGGCGGGTGGGCTACGGCCTGGATCCCGGAGTGGAGATGGGGCCCGTGATCCGGCGGGAAAGCCGGGAGCGCATCGAGGGGCTCATCGCGAGGGGCGCGGAGGAAGGGGCGCGGATCCTGGTGGACGGTCGAGGCACCCGGATTCCGGGATACGAGGGCGGGTTCTTCGTGCGGCCGACGGTGCTGGAGGAGGTCCCTCCGGAGGGGCTCATTGCCCGCACGGAGATCTTCGGGCCCGTGCTGGGCTTGATCTACGTCCGGGACCTGGACGAAGCGATCGAACTCATCAACCGGGGAAGCTACGGCAACATGGCGTGCCTGTTTACCCGCAGCGGGGCGGCGGCGAGGAAGTTCCGGTACGAGGCCCAGGTGGGGAACATCGGGATCAACGTGGGGGTGGCCCAGCCCATCGCCTTCTACCCCTTCGGGGGCATGAAGGAGAGCTTCTTCGGTGACCTCCACGGCCAGGGCCGGGACGCGGTGGAGTTCTACACGGAGAAGAAGATCGTGGTGGAGCGGTGGTAA